Part of the Thermodesulfovibrio thiophilus DSM 17215 genome, AATTGAAGTTCTATCATCAAAGAATGGGCATTTAAGTGCTGAGGAAATATTTCTTGAAGTAAAAAAGCTCTTACCAGGTATAGGGCTTGCTACAGTTTATAGAACATTAGAACTCCTCACAGAGATGGGAATTATAAGAAAGTATGATTTTAAAGATGGCAGATCTCGTTATGAATTCATTAAGGGAAAAGAAAAAGTAGAACATTATCATCTTATCTGTCGCATTTGTGGAAAAATTATTGATTATGAAATAGACCATGAAAAACAGCAGAAT contains:
- a CDS encoding Fur family transcriptional regulator produces the protein MPFGQGCGCRGRFREFGLKWTQTRQAIIEVLSSKNGHLSAEEIFLEVKKLLPGIGLATVYRTLELLTEMGIIRKYDFKDGRSRYEFIKGKEKVEHYHLICRICGKIIDYEIDHEKQQNPLKELKDILYAKCKFTIERSDIQFWGICDKCKSLIEKS